In the Brettanomyces nanus chromosome 1, complete sequence genome, GCCTTGAAAGATCTGCGCATCTTGGGGAATAATGGAGAGTCTGGGTCTCAAGTCAAGTAGTCCAATACCACTGGTATCAATCGCATCAATATCGATGTGGCCCTCAGCGGCCTCAATAATACGAAATAGAGCAAGAGTTAAAGATGACTTACCTGCACCTGTTCTTCCTACAATACCCACTTTCTCCCTTGGTCTGATCGACAAATTGATGTTCTTCAAAACCAAATCCAAGTCATGCCTGTATCTCGTAGAGTAATCAATAAATTCAATGCATCCTTGAGTTGGCCATTTCAAAGGTGGCGTATTTTGCAAAATCACTTCTGGAGCTTCAGAGGGTAAATGTGAGTATTCCTCGACCCTTTCAATAGAGACAATATCGGATTCAATTCTTGAACTCATTCTTACCATTCTGTTGAGTGACTGGGTGATTTGCAAAGCATAAGAAACGGACAAACCGACAAGACCGGGAGTCACATGGCCAGATTTTAAGGTGCAGATTAATAATCCAGATGACCCCAATATAATCATGGATCCGATAAATTCCAATCTCACTCCAAGCCATCTATTGGCCATCATAGCAGGATGGTAAGCACTCATATTGACATTAATATTGTGACGgttcaaaaagatgaatctGTTCACCTGACCATACGCTCTTATAGTCTCAACACCATTTAAAGTCTCCTGGAAGTGGGAAAAGATCGGCGATCTGGTGATGGAATCCAACCGTCTTAGCTCCCGAGAACTAGCCAAATAGTAGTTTTGGTAGTACTTGTAAATAAAGCCGAGAGGAATcataaagaagaaaaactgCCAAGTGGATACGATGATAACCAATAGAGTAAAACTGACTTCCACCagagatccaaagaagtttgCAAACACACGAAACAATGTTTCGTCAATCTTGAATATGTCGTTGGAGAATCTATTCAAAATCCGTCCAATAGGGGTAGTCTCAAAGAACTCCATTGGAGTCCGAAGCACACTATCAACCATATTCTGATGCATAGTTCTGGATCCAGAAATCGAGCAAAAGAGCCACTGCACTAGCGTTTGGCAGAGGGTAAAACATGCTGAAGCAAAGCAAAGCAAAAAATAGATTCCAAGGTTTTCCCAGGGGTTCGGGTTATAACCTTCACGACTATTCAACTCAGACCAGTGTTTCAACCAAATATTGGATAGCACCATAAATCCCAGAGAGAGAATGATACACGACAGGAAAACCATAACATTTCGTGTACCACAAGCCCTCATATAGGAAAAATAAACTTCCCATTTGACACTACCCTGCAGACGCTTTTCTGATCTTCCGGCAGCAGACTGCATTCGTTCTTCTCTTAGAACTACTTCCCTATAATCTTCAAGCTGAGCAGAGGAACCTTCAATGGACAATGAAactcttgaagaaagagaagcggaagaggttgattcatcagatgaagaaaccCTTGGTGCGCTCGAACAATCAGAATTGTTGTCTCTTTTGGttccaaactcttcaagcaATGAAGATAGATGcgttctttttttgtcaGCTAGGAGCTCTCTATaacttccttcttctatgACATGACCTCTAGAAAGCATGGTAATCTGATCTGCAAACTTGAGAATGTGCAAATTATTAGTAGACAATATACGACAACGGTTTCTTAGAAGGCCATGGGGGCCTAAcacctcttcaataatATGCTTACCAACATGCTCGTCAACAGCACTCAATATATCATCCATGATATAAAGGTCGGCCCTTGCATAGACAGATCTTGCTAGCGATAATCGAGCTTTTTGTCCACCGGATAAACTTATACCTTTCTCCCCGACTTGAGTCATATCGCCGTCGGGaaacatcttcaaatcctgATTTAAAGCACATGCTGCAATCGTCTGGTTATAAAACTTTGTGTCCTCTTTGAATCCGAAAAGAATATTCTCCTTTACAGTTCCGTTCATAATCCACGCAACCTGAGGAACATATGCCACTGCACCTTTGACGATGACATtacctctttctttgtaAAGATCCCCCAATAATGCATGTAGCATTGCGGATTTTCCAGAACCAACTCTTCCCACCACGCAGTTGAGAGAAGAGCTTCTTGCAACATAGTTAATACCGGTTAAAGCGACTAGCCTAGGTTCCCTAGACCATACGAAATCGGCATCAATGATAGAAACCGGATATCCCTTATCGGCCTCTTCAATATGTGTGACAGAGTTTGGGTCAAGCTCATCAATTAGTAAGAATTCGGTTACTCTTTGAATTGAAACTTGGGCTTCCACAAAATCACTAACGGCCCAAGGAAAAACAGAAAGTGGAAACTGAAGCAAATTAAACAACGATAGAGCAGTAAAGGCAATATCTGTGCTTAAAGGATCTCCAGAATATataataagaaagagagcaAATGTTGATGTACTGACGACGGAAGGTGCCAAACCAAAAATGAATTGATTTATAGCTTGGAACACACAAAACTTTTGTAGatttttcaactccttgTCATTTCTAACGTAGGtcaacttctctttataAGGATGTTCCCAAGCATATAGCTTCAAGGACTTGATATTGTTCAAAATTTCAGAGACAAGTCCGGTTCGCTCATCTTTGACTTTCATTCCAATCCTCTGTAGTATCTTCTGCCTTTTTGAGATGGCAGTATTTAATGGAATTGTCACCAATAAGACTATAACACCGATCCACATCGAGTTGCCCATTAATCTATATAACGAAACCAAACAGAGAATCACCTGAAATGGACCGGACCATATTATCTGGAGATTATTGCATAGCTGCTGCAATCTCTGAGTATCCACAGACATTATGTTAACAATATCTCCAGTGGCTTTCGTCTGCCTAGATTGGTTGGAAAGTACTATGGATTTTTCATAAACCAAGcagttcaaagaagatttaATCTTGATACCCATATCCATTACTCTTTCGATGTATTGGTGCAGACAGGCAGATTCCATGATAGATAATCCAAACATCAAAAGGACAATCATAAAACCTTTGACCAAAGAGATGGAATGATCTTCATTGTAGTGTTGGACAAACAATATaagattcttcaacaactgaGGTTGAGCAAATCGTATAAAATCTTTAACCAACTCAAAAAGACCACCAACGAAGAAAGGCAGCCCAAAAGATCTAACGATGGCCATGGTAAGAGACGGCTTTCTAGAGTGTAGCAGGCGTTCTCTCTTCCAGTTTTGTCCCAAAGTCAAGGATATGTTTTCAGCTCTAAGACCAAGCGGTAAAGGAGGTAGATCACTCAGATTCAAAAACTTATGATATCCCTTGCGCATCAAAGGAGTTAACCAAGAGAAAGTGAATCTGCTGAAGATGTTTGAGTAATCCCTAATGCTATAAGATTCAGCAGaaaaagccaaagaagaagacaaattAGTTTCCAGTAATAATACAAACAGCGCATTGATTGTAGCGGAAACTACAAGGAAGACCTCGAAGTGAGGTCGTTCACGAAGACTAACATTGAGGATTCTGAATCCTCCAACAACACAGTAAAATAACCAGTATATTATGAGAACCGGCGATGAAATGTAAGATTTGTAGCGCTCAACAAATGTTAAAACCAAGGCGAAGAACAGAGCCACACCGGTAGCTGCTGAAGACAACCAGATGGAATCTCCAAGAAATGTAATCTCTCGTTCTGGATAAGACGAAGTTATGGCGATATAGGAGATGAGCAttaattgaagaatgatcTGGACACAAATAAGAGCCATTTTCAAAGGAAACCAGTCTCTGCGGACTTTAGTATCAATGTTTGATCTTGATTGTAGTCTATAGAGTTCAATGGTACCCCCTGTAATCAGGAACACTGCCAATATATTGACTAGTATACCATTCAAGAAGCACGGAGAGAAATCGTTGAATGTGCGAGACACTGGAGCATAGCCATCCTCATCATAGCAGTTGCAAAAGCGCAATAGCATACTGGATGTTGTTGAACAGCAAGAACAAAGTAGTGAATACCGGTCAACAGTAGTCAGTTCTACGGAGTTAACGAAGATATGATGAGCGGTGATTTTTCCAATTTCGGAATCCCTTCTTGGGTGCCGAGAGAGGCTCAGCGGGTggttcttttttttttcgcgATTCTAttaatcttctctttgacCTGTCTAACTTTATTGAAATTTTTCCGAGCCCGCGAATTTCAGCCGGACTATTCGGAGAACTTCTGAACTTTTCGTAATGTTCTGAAGGGTCtcaagaataataatacCAAGGGCAATTGCAAGGAGAGAGACAGATCAACGAAATCTAAAGAAACCATCTAAAGTATCGGAAGATATTAAAGAATATCCACGTGATAGCTTCAAAAATGCCCAAATTCAGCTATTTGCCCAACTTACAAGATGCTTTCACTCCATTATCAGAGCCTCAGCTCGCTATATTAGAAAGGCAGGTGGATAGTGAGCAGCCAGATCCAACAGTTCAATCATTATTTAATTATGCCTGGGGGCTTGTAAAATCAGAGGATAAGGATGATAACAAGCAAGGCATCGAAATTCTAACGTCCATATTTAAAAAAGAACCCGCCAGGCGTAGAGAGTGTCTTTACTACCTCTCAGTGGGCTGCTATAAAATTGCAGAATATAGGGAAAGCGAGAGGTATATCAACGTTCTTCTAGAACACGAGCCTGATAATTTACAGGCCAAGTCGTTAAAGAATGAAATTGGCAATGAGCTTGCAAAGAACAGTCTCATAGGATTTGCCATATTGAGTGGTGTCACTGCAGCAAGTGTCGGCTTGGCCAGTATACTTTTCAGGAGAAAGAGGTAAACTTACTTATTTATGTCTATGAATATTAATTACGGTATGCTGGTTTTAAGTATCTATTTactcttctcctttctctaaATCATCCTCGTGACCGATCaatcctccttctttgcaTAGAGAATAAAATAACGAGTTCGTATCCTTGAGTAGGTTCTGTGG is a window encoding:
- a CDS encoding uncharacterized protein (BUSCO:EOG093403TH~EggNog:ENOG41) — translated: MLLRFCNCYDEDGYAPVSRTFNDFSPCFLNGILVNILAVFLITGGTIELYRLQSRSNIDTKVRRDWFPLKMALICVQIILQLMLISYIAITSSYPEREITFLGDSIWLSSAATGVALFFALVLTFVERYKSYISSPVLIIYWLFYCVVGGFRILNVSLRERPHFEVFLVVSATINALFVLLLETNLSSSLAFSAESYSIRDYSNIFSRFTFSWLTPLMRKGYHKFLNLSDLPPLPLGLRAENISLTLGQNWKRERLLHSRKPSLTMAIVRSFGLPFFVGGLFELVKDFIRFAQPQLLKNLILFVQHYNEDHSISLVKGFMIVLLMFGLSIMESACLHQYIERVMDMGIKIKSSLNCLVYEKSIVLSNQSRQTKATGDIVNIMSVDTQRLQQLCNNLQIIWSGPFQVILCLVSLYRLMGNSMWIGVIVLLVTIPLNTAISKRQKILQRIGMKVKDERTGLVSEILNNIKSLKLYAWEHPYKEKLTYVRNDKELKNLQKFCVFQAINQFIFGLAPSVVSTSTFALFLIIYSGDPLSTDIAFTALSLFNLLQFPLSVFPWAVSDFVEAQVSIQRVTEFLLIDELDPNSVTHIEEADKGYPVSIIDADFVWSREPRLVALTGINYVARSSSLNCVVGRVGSGKSAMLHALLGDLYKERGNVIVKGAVAYVPQVAWIMNGTVKENILFGFKEDTKFYNQTIAACALNQDLKMFPDGDMTQVGEKGISLSGGQKARLSLARSVYARADLYIMDDILSAVDEHVGKHIIEEVLGPHGLLRNRCRILSTNNLHILKFADQITMLSRGHVIEEGSYRELLADKKRTHLSSLLEEFGTKRDNNSDCSSAPRVSSSDESTSSASLSSRVSLSIEGSSAQLEDYREVVLREERMQSAAGRSEKRLQGSVKWEVYFSYMRACGTRNVMVFLSCIILSLGFMVLSNIWLKHWSELNSREGYNPNPWENLGIYFLLCFASACFTLCQTLVQWLFCSISGSRTMHQNMVDSVLRTPMEFFETTPIGRILNRFSNDIFKIDETLFRVFANFFGSLVEVSFTLLVIIVSTWQFFFFMIPLGFIYKYYQNYYLASSRELRRLDSITRSPIFSHFQETLNGVETIRAYGQVNRFIFLNRHNINVNMSAYHPAMMANRWLGVRLEFIGSMIILGSSGLLICTLKSGHVTPGLVGLSVSYALQITQSLNRMVRMSSRIESDIVSIERVEEYSHLPSEAPEVILQNTPPLKWPTQGCIEFIDYSTRYRHDLDLVLKNINLSIRPREKVGIVGRTGAGKSSLTLALFRIIEAAEGHIDIDAIDTSGIGLLDLRPRLSIIPQDAQIFQGTIRSNLDPTNQFEDEDLWSALKLSHLDTFVNEMYQASSDKSGINYNPLLIELSEGGSNLSVGQRQLMCLARALCKKDCKILVLDEATANVDVRTDSIIQETIRSAFEERTILTIAHRLNTVIDSDRIVVLENGKVAEFDTPENLLKNHDSLFFSLCSEGGLIK
- a CDS encoding uncharacterized protein (BUSCO:EOG09344H3S), producing the protein MPKFSYLPNLQDAFTPLSEPQLAILERQVDSEQPDPTVQSLFNYAWGLVKSEDKDDNKQGIEILTSIFKKEPARRRECLYYLSVGCYKIAEYRESERYINVLLEHEPDNLQAKSLKNEIGNELAKNSLIGFAILSGVTAASVGLASILFRRKR